The Pseudomonas azotoformans genome has a segment encoding these proteins:
- a CDS encoding tail assembly protein → MAASVIEYTPVINFKLRGALRQFGKSYPLAVRSPAEAVKALCVQIPGFERFISNAKSRGLEFAVFREKRNIGEKELNYNGTGDITIAPVITGSKRAGSLQTIVGGILIAAAYVLSFTPFAAASPFLYSAGAAMSIGGIIQMLSPQAGGLKTSAAPENVPGYAFGSAKNTTASGNPVPLCIGRRRWGGAIISAAIYAEDQV, encoded by the coding sequence ATGGCCGCATCAGTGATCGAATACACGCCCGTCATCAACTTCAAACTTCGCGGAGCCCTTCGACAATTCGGAAAATCTTATCCACTGGCAGTACGCTCCCCAGCGGAAGCAGTCAAAGCCTTGTGCGTTCAGATACCCGGATTTGAGCGTTTTATATCGAACGCCAAATCCCGAGGTTTAGAGTTCGCCGTGTTCCGCGAAAAACGGAATATTGGCGAGAAGGAGTTGAACTACAACGGAACCGGCGACATCACCATTGCACCAGTAATTACAGGTAGTAAACGCGCGGGTTCGCTTCAGACAATTGTCGGCGGGATATTGATTGCAGCAGCATACGTGCTGTCTTTCACGCCGTTCGCTGCTGCGTCACCTTTTCTGTATTCGGCAGGCGCTGCAATGTCCATCGGCGGCATTATCCAAATGCTCAGCCCACAGGCTGGTGGTCTCAAGACCAGCGCGGCGCCGGAGAACGTGCCCGGGTATGCATTCGGATCAGCGAAAAACACCACAGCCTCGGGCAACCCGGTACCGCTTTGCATTGGCCGCCGGCGGTGGGGCGGCGCGATCATCAGCGCCGCCATTTATGCCGAGGATCAAGTCTGA
- a CDS encoding DUF927 domain-containing protein: MSKPDTNVINLRPDAATIAPDRPCWAVYEHWVINEKGRKLRPGVYWHSFKRAAADQDDAEGDTGDRPITDEWISSPVTVVARTTNSDDGSEGRLLRLVTEGGIKEWIIAMEVFGGSGEDARRALFGMGVIIALKKRGTFMEYLLDQHPAEVFATTSRPGWHESGAFVLPGRTIGSANVRYQASNKAQVLFSRRGELALWQSEVAAKCAGNPVLTLAIGCSLAGPLLSLVGVLGGGVHLVGDSSSGKSLAQLIGSSVWGDPGVFAASWDMTKGGLEIEASSRNDTILPLDEIKRADPKRVQEMAYSLANGQGKGTMTREREGRAKLSWRLLTLSSGERSLSEHAAISGNAAHAGAELRMVDVNAGTRTHRAFDELHGLEGADFHRQLTVAVGAHHGHLGPAFVEKLLESDDRAGLLEDFAGVRASFVEDNAQAGRVADRFAVIALAGEMAIAYGLLPWVPGTALADCRLLYGEWLSRVGSGNAEDRQILAGILDFIDRHGSSRFSDVDDQTPDTKVFNRAGYWELVGTNRLYLFNKPALIEAAHGYGLSRIIKALESANVLARRDNERKTKNYRLPGGGQARLYVIDPDIMDREGGGV, from the coding sequence ATGTCCAAGCCTGACACCAACGTGATCAATCTTCGGCCGGACGCCGCGACCATTGCGCCAGATCGCCCCTGCTGGGCGGTGTATGAGCATTGGGTGATCAATGAGAAGGGCCGCAAGCTGCGCCCGGGCGTTTACTGGCATAGCTTCAAGCGCGCCGCCGCTGACCAGGACGACGCCGAGGGAGATACCGGCGACCGGCCTATCACTGATGAGTGGATCTCCAGCCCCGTCACCGTCGTCGCCCGCACCACCAACAGCGACGATGGCAGCGAGGGCCGGCTGCTACGCCTAGTCACAGAGGGCGGCATCAAGGAATGGATCATCGCCATGGAAGTGTTCGGCGGCAGCGGCGAGGACGCCCGGCGTGCCTTGTTCGGGATGGGCGTCATTATCGCCCTCAAGAAGCGCGGCACGTTCATGGAGTACCTGCTCGACCAGCATCCTGCAGAGGTGTTTGCCACCACCAGCCGGCCGGGTTGGCATGAGTCGGGCGCGTTTGTGCTGCCTGGGCGAACCATCGGTAGCGCCAATGTGCGGTACCAGGCCAGCAACAAGGCTCAGGTACTTTTCAGCCGGCGTGGCGAGCTGGCGCTGTGGCAATCAGAGGTGGCTGCCAAGTGCGCGGGCAACCCGGTACTGACGCTGGCGATCGGCTGCTCGCTGGCAGGCCCGTTGCTGAGTTTGGTGGGTGTGCTGGGCGGTGGTGTTCATCTGGTGGGCGACAGCTCAAGCGGCAAGTCACTGGCACAACTGATCGGATCGTCGGTATGGGGCGACCCGGGCGTGTTCGCCGCCAGTTGGGACATGACCAAGGGCGGCCTGGAGATCGAGGCATCGAGCCGGAATGACACCATCCTGCCCTTGGATGAGATCAAGCGCGCCGACCCCAAGCGCGTACAGGAAATGGCGTATTCCCTCGCCAACGGCCAGGGCAAAGGCACCATGACCCGTGAGCGCGAAGGCCGCGCCAAATTGAGCTGGCGCCTGCTGACACTCTCCAGCGGCGAGCGCTCACTCTCTGAACACGCGGCCATATCCGGCAATGCCGCACACGCTGGCGCCGAGTTGCGCATGGTCGACGTTAACGCCGGTACCCGCACGCACCGAGCCTTCGACGAATTGCACGGGCTTGAGGGAGCGGACTTTCACCGGCAGCTCACCGTAGCGGTCGGCGCCCACCACGGCCACCTTGGGCCAGCCTTTGTCGAGAAACTGCTCGAGAGCGACGACCGGGCCGGCCTACTGGAAGACTTTGCCGGGGTACGCGCCAGTTTTGTGGAAGACAACGCCCAGGCCGGCCGAGTGGCTGATCGGTTCGCCGTGATCGCACTAGCCGGTGAAATGGCAATCGCGTATGGCCTGCTACCTTGGGTACCTGGTACCGCCCTCGCCGACTGCCGCTTGCTGTATGGCGAATGGCTCAGCCGGGTTGGCAGCGGCAACGCCGAAGACCGCCAGATCCTGGCCGGCATCTTGGACTTTATCGACCGCCACGGTAGCAGCCGCTTTTCAGATGTCGACGATCAAACGCCTGACACCAAGGTTTTCAACCGGGCCGGTTACTGGGAGCTGGTGGGCACCAACCGCCTGTACCTGTTCAACAAGCCGGCGCTCATCGAGGCGGCGCACGGCTATGGCCTATCTCGCATCATCAAGGCTCTGGAGAGCGCTAACGTCCTCGCACGCCGTGACAACGAGCGTAAAACCAAAAACTACCGACTCCCTGGTGGTGGCCAGGCTCGTCTCTATGTGATCGATCCGGACATCATGGATCGTGAAGGCGGTGGCGTATGA
- a CDS encoding toprim domain-containing protein, with protein sequence MTDATIQFRDALQAVYGPLDWLPEPDGAIHRFRVPEDKPGSLNGWYVLYLDGIASGAFGSWKAGAASTWCSREPVDAREAAQIRERVDQARRQREAEQHQRQQQAAEKANHWWRNARRASPDHPYLVAKAVRSYGLRQRGADLLIPLYLDGRLVNLQRIGPDGDKRFLFGGRIKGTYSPLGIIQPGSVLCICEGWATAASLHQHGGYVVAAAMNAGNLIPAAIALRARYPGQPIVIAGDDDRLTDGNPGRAAANAAAAAVGGQVAFPEWPEGAPDDLTDFNDLANWKLAHVQA encoded by the coding sequence ATGACAGACGCAACGATCCAATTCCGTGATGCGCTCCAGGCCGTCTATGGCCCTCTCGACTGGCTACCAGAGCCCGACGGTGCAATCCACCGATTCCGTGTGCCGGAGGATAAGCCTGGCTCGCTCAACGGCTGGTATGTGCTGTACCTGGACGGCATCGCATCCGGCGCGTTCGGCAGTTGGAAAGCCGGCGCCGCCAGCACCTGGTGTAGTCGCGAACCGGTGGACGCCCGCGAGGCGGCCCAGATCCGCGAGCGAGTTGACCAAGCCCGGCGCCAGCGCGAAGCCGAGCAACACCAGCGCCAGCAGCAGGCCGCCGAGAAGGCCAACCACTGGTGGCGCAATGCGCGCCGCGCCTCACCCGACCACCCGTATCTGGTAGCCAAGGCAGTTCGCTCCTACGGCCTGCGCCAGCGTGGCGCTGACCTGCTGATCCCGCTGTACCTGGATGGGCGCTTGGTCAACCTGCAAAGGATCGGGCCGGACGGCGACAAGCGCTTCCTATTCGGCGGCCGGATCAAGGGCACCTATTCGCCGCTGGGCATCATCCAGCCAGGTTCTGTGCTTTGCATCTGCGAAGGGTGGGCGACGGCCGCCAGCCTCCACCAGCACGGCGGCTACGTCGTTGCCGCTGCCATGAACGCGGGCAACTTGATCCCGGCGGCGATAGCACTTCGCGCTCGATACCCGGGCCAACCAATCGTCATCGCCGGCGACGACGACCGGCTCACCGATGGCAACCCGGGGCGCGCAGCGGCAAACGCAGCAGCGGCGGCCGTGGGTGGTCAAGTGGCTTTCCCTGAGTGGCCGGAAGGCGCTCCCGATGACCTCACCGACTTCAACGACCTCGCCAACTGGAAACTCGCCCATGTCCAAGCCTGA
- a CDS encoding KilA-N domain-containing protein, which produces MTARIIPFDYEGQAVRFNADGWLHATEIAERFGREPAQWLRLDSTKEYINRLSERMEKSNVGKSHITLVKTRRGNTSTSGTWLHPKLAVKFARWLSVDFEIWCDEQIDALVRSDQGNWQQARQQSAVGYRGLCEALAIAHEESGKTPQRHHFINEAKLINQAITGQFAGRNRDELSAHELVLVTLIEIRDVLLIGQGKDFAARKASLLRYVQSLTAKHLRSDAA; this is translated from the coding sequence ATGACAGCCCGCATAATTCCCTTCGACTACGAAGGCCAGGCCGTGCGCTTCAATGCTGACGGCTGGCTCCATGCAACGGAGATAGCGGAGCGCTTTGGCAGAGAGCCTGCGCAATGGTTACGCCTCGACTCGACCAAGGAATACATCAATCGGCTGTCTGAGCGAATGGAAAAAAGTAATGTGGGAAAATCACACATTACTCTGGTGAAGACCCGGCGCGGCAACACCTCCACCAGCGGCACCTGGCTCCACCCCAAGCTGGCAGTGAAGTTCGCCCGCTGGCTCTCAGTGGACTTTGAAATCTGGTGCGACGAACAGATCGACGCCTTGGTACGCAGCGATCAAGGTAATTGGCAGCAGGCGCGGCAACAGTCGGCCGTCGGCTATCGCGGTCTGTGTGAGGCTCTGGCAATCGCTCATGAGGAGAGTGGCAAGACTCCCCAGCGCCACCACTTCATCAACGAAGCCAAACTGATCAACCAGGCGATCACCGGACAATTCGCCGGCCGCAATCGCGATGAGCTCAGCGCCCATGAGCTGGTGCTGGTTACCTTGATCGAGATCCGCGACGTGTTGCTGATCGGCCAGGGCAAGGACTTCGCAGCCCGCAAAGCATCCCTGTTGCGCTACGTCCAAAGCCTGACGGCCAAGCACCTTCGGAGTGATGCCGCATGA
- a CDS encoding helix-turn-helix domain-containing protein, with the protein MADQKKGQPNKASPEKTHLYDTSNHAQLVRLVPRLRKGPADTFTIMRELNICRPGARICDLRNAGYKIITSRITMTDEWGRIHRGVAVYTLIAEPGAKVAA; encoded by the coding sequence ATGGCCGACCAAAAAAAAGGCCAACCCAATAAGGCCAGCCCAGAAAAAACTCACCTCTACGATACCAGTAACCACGCCCAACTAGTACGGCTTGTTCCGCGTCTTCGTAAGGGGCCTGCTGATACGTTCACCATCATGCGCGAACTGAACATCTGCCGTCCTGGTGCTCGTATCTGCGACTTGCGCAATGCCGGCTACAAGATCATCACCAGCCGCATCACGATGACGGACGAGTGGGGCCGTATCCACCGTGGTGTTGCCGTCTACACACTAATCGCTGAACCTGGCGCGAAGGTGGCGGCATGA
- a CDS encoding helix-turn-helix transcriptional regulator yields the protein MSNLRQLEVASATGFDPANTIIRFPEVEVITGLARATVYKRLKDDPTFPRPVPLSNSKSRGSPVGFVLAEVHAWVRQRIALRGEAA from the coding sequence ATGAGCAACCTACGTCAACTTGAAGTTGCCTCCGCTACAGGGTTCGATCCTGCGAATACCATCATTCGTTTCCCTGAAGTAGAAGTCATCACCGGCCTCGCCCGCGCCACTGTCTACAAACGCCTCAAAGACGACCCGACCTTCCCCCGTCCTGTGCCGCTGAGCAACAGTAAGTCGCGTGGTTCGCCAGTTGGCTTTGTGCTGGCTGAGGTCCACGCCTGGGTGCGCCAGCGCATCGCCTTGCGAGGGGAGGCGGCATAA
- a CDS encoding DUF6387 family protein, whose product MAKIDRINDLPEWFDLSKYQGCESFGAAEWLEQVERRHDLLVLHPLYNERISQHGEQQWLEFALEFWALTINESAKRVRERPVDSPSKGKISEWMAHADNQPIRSVRVMDLVWQGTRDLEAERNGRAAKGISKRWAAINPSSISVWDSVEHATSPLSLNYYDEEGSHYSGGGNEIPIVQVDLGASDAALKEAFSTWLRGARAGQKKSSPKRGKPLYDRWARYGLLPYLDLRIWEMETDNDIPDRIMSAAISRYDAGESNLRKTVAPLADGLMRDLSEIKSLVAVEAASRARTNPETFSS is encoded by the coding sequence ATGGCAAAGATTGATCGAATAAACGACTTGCCCGAGTGGTTCGATCTCTCTAAATACCAGGGGTGCGAATCATTTGGTGCCGCTGAGTGGCTCGAGCAAGTAGAACGCCGTCACGACTTACTCGTGTTACACCCCCTCTACAACGAAAGGATCTCTCAGCACGGCGAACAACAGTGGCTGGAATTTGCTCTAGAGTTCTGGGCACTGACCATAAATGAGTCAGCTAAGCGTGTTAGAGAAAGACCTGTCGACAGCCCTTCAAAGGGAAAAATCAGTGAGTGGATGGCCCATGCCGACAATCAGCCAATCAGATCAGTACGCGTCATGGACTTGGTATGGCAAGGGACCAGAGACCTAGAAGCAGAGCGGAACGGCAGAGCAGCAAAAGGGATCAGCAAAAGATGGGCGGCGATTAACCCTAGCTCCATTTCGGTGTGGGATTCTGTTGAACACGCTACGTCGCCGTTGTCGCTGAACTATTACGATGAAGAGGGCAGCCATTACAGTGGAGGCGGGAATGAGATTCCTATCGTCCAGGTTGACCTTGGCGCTTCAGATGCCGCTCTAAAAGAAGCATTTTCCACATGGCTGAGAGGCGCTAGAGCCGGCCAAAAAAAATCAAGCCCAAAAAGAGGCAAGCCCCTCTACGACCGGTGGGCACGCTATGGGTTGCTGCCTTACCTTGACTTAAGAATCTGGGAGATGGAAACAGACAACGATATTCCCGATCGCATAATGTCTGCTGCGATCAGCAGATATGACGCGGGAGAGAGCAACTTACGCAAGACTGTGGCGCCGCTAGCCGATGGGCTGATGCGCGATCTGTCAGAGATTAAGTCTCTGGTAGCCGTCGAAGCGGCCTCTCGGGCGAGGACCAATCCGGAAACTTTCTCAAGCTGA
- a CDS encoding tyrosine-type recombinase/integrase — MKRSEIKRRPLADTVLATLEPEAKEYRELDGNALYLRVRPDGNKSWQLRYKKPDGKWSWLGLGGYGAGAHQLSGSQARQKAAVLREDAAKGGDPLATKRARKTAEAEASSQTFEALAREWYASKRLSWTAGTAVRMIGALELHVFPVFGKRIYREILPMEWMEFLRSMEQKGIIEQTSRVRGMCREIYDLARVTGRATHNPLEGLHKFLLTKPAENYAHVSPDELPALLRAIRAYGTADVRIGLHLLSMLACRPSELREARWSEFDLNKALWSIPAERMKRRREHLVPLPIQAVELLRNLQVITGAYPMLFPGRSDTTKPRSNTVFLMALRRLGYEGRQTGHGFRHIASTILNEHGFDENHIEAQLSHIKQGIAGVYNKAQYLAQRATMMQWYADHLDTLAKGNVVAIKRA, encoded by the coding sequence ATGAAGCGCAGCGAGATAAAACGCCGCCCTTTAGCCGACACCGTGCTAGCCACCCTGGAGCCAGAAGCCAAGGAATACCGGGAGCTGGACGGCAACGCTCTGTATCTGCGAGTGCGCCCAGACGGTAACAAGTCTTGGCAATTGCGCTACAAAAAGCCAGACGGCAAGTGGTCATGGCTTGGCTTGGGCGGCTATGGCGCGGGCGCCCACCAGCTATCCGGCTCACAGGCCCGACAGAAAGCGGCTGTGCTGAGAGAGGACGCCGCCAAGGGCGGAGACCCCCTTGCCACCAAGCGAGCCAGAAAGACCGCAGAGGCTGAAGCCTCTAGCCAGACCTTCGAAGCGCTAGCGCGGGAATGGTACGCGTCCAAGCGCTTGAGCTGGACAGCCGGTACCGCCGTGCGAATGATTGGCGCGCTCGAACTCCACGTCTTCCCGGTATTCGGTAAGCGTATCTATCGTGAGATCCTGCCCATGGAGTGGATGGAGTTCCTGCGCTCCATGGAACAGAAGGGCATCATTGAACAGACCAGCCGCGTACGCGGCATGTGCCGGGAGATTTACGACCTGGCCCGAGTAACAGGCCGAGCCACTCACAACCCGCTGGAGGGGCTGCATAAATTCCTGCTGACCAAGCCTGCCGAGAACTATGCCCATGTATCCCCCGATGAGCTTCCCGCTCTCTTGCGCGCGATCAGGGCATACGGCACCGCTGACGTGAGGATAGGATTGCACCTGCTTTCCATGCTCGCCTGTCGACCGTCTGAACTGCGCGAAGCGCGATGGTCGGAATTCGATCTAAATAAAGCTCTGTGGTCGATCCCGGCCGAGCGCATGAAACGCCGACGCGAACACCTAGTGCCGCTGCCAATCCAGGCAGTCGAGCTACTGCGAAATCTGCAGGTGATCACTGGTGCCTACCCGATGTTGTTCCCTGGTCGGAGCGACACCACCAAGCCCCGCAGCAACACGGTCTTTCTGATGGCTCTACGTCGTCTCGGCTATGAAGGCCGCCAGACCGGGCACGGTTTCCGTCATATCGCCTCGACGATTCTGAACGAGCACGGGTTTGACGAAAACCACATCGAGGCGCAGCTATCGCATATCAAGCAAGGCATAGCGGGTGTTTACAACAAAGCCCAGTATCTGGCCCAGCGTGCCACCATGATGCAATGGTATGCCGACCATCTAGACACCTTGGCCAAGGGTAATGTCGTGGCGATCAAGCGGGCCTGA
- the gabD gene encoding NADP-dependent succinate-semialdehyde dehydrogenase: MQLKDAQLFRQQAFIDGAWVDADNGQTIKVNNPATGEILGTVPKMGAAETRRAIEAADKALPAWRALTAKERANKLRRWFELLIENQDDLGRLMTLEQGKPLAEAKGEIVYAASFIEWFAEEAKRIYGDVIPGHQPDKRLIVIKQPIGVTAAITPWNFPAAMITRKAGPALAAGCTMVIKPASQTPFSALALVELAHRAGIPKGVLSVVTGSAGDIGGELTSNPIVRKLSFTGSTEIGRQLMAECAKDIKKVSLELGGNAPFIVFDDADLDKAVEGAIISKYRNNGQTCVCANRLYIQDSVYDAFAEKLKVAVAKLKIGNGLEEGTTTGPLIDEKAVAKVQEHIADALKKGATLLAGGKVMEGNFFEPTILTNVPKDAAVAKEETFGPLAPLFRFKDEAEVIAMSNDTEFGLASYFYARDLGRVFRVAEALEYGMVGVNTGLISNEVAPFGGIKASGLGREGSKYGIEDYLEIKYLCLGI; this comes from the coding sequence ATGCAGCTTAAAGATGCCCAGTTGTTCCGCCAGCAAGCCTTTATCGATGGCGCTTGGGTCGATGCGGACAACGGTCAAACGATCAAGGTCAACAACCCTGCCACGGGCGAGATTCTCGGCACCGTGCCAAAGATGGGCGCCGCTGAAACCCGCCGCGCCATCGAAGCCGCCGACAAGGCGTTGCCGGCTTGGCGTGCACTGACCGCCAAGGAGCGCGCCAACAAGCTGCGCCGCTGGTTTGAACTGCTGATCGAAAACCAGGACGACCTCGGTCGCCTGATGACCCTCGAACAAGGAAAACCGCTGGCCGAAGCCAAGGGCGAAATCGTCTACGCCGCGTCCTTTATCGAGTGGTTCGCCGAAGAAGCCAAGCGCATCTATGGCGACGTAATCCCTGGCCACCAGCCCGACAAGCGCCTGATCGTGATCAAGCAGCCGATTGGCGTGACCGCTGCGATCACCCCGTGGAACTTCCCGGCTGCGATGATCACCCGTAAAGCCGGCCCGGCCCTGGCCGCCGGTTGCACCATGGTGATCAAGCCGGCTTCGCAAACTCCGTTCTCGGCCCTGGCCCTGGTTGAGCTGGCGCACCGTGCCGGTATCCCGAAAGGCGTCCTGAGCGTGGTGACCGGCAGCGCCGGCGACATCGGCGGCGAGCTGACCAGCAACCCGATCGTGCGTAAATTGTCCTTCACCGGCTCGACCGAAATCGGTCGCCAGCTGATGGCCGAATGCGCCAAGGACATCAAGAAAGTCTCCCTGGAGCTGGGCGGCAACGCGCCGTTCATCGTGTTTGACGACGCGGACCTGGATAAGGCCGTCGAAGGCGCGATCATTTCCAAGTACCGCAACAACGGCCAGACCTGCGTCTGCGCCAACCGCCTGTACATCCAGGATTCGGTGTACGACGCCTTTGCTGAAAAACTCAAGGTTGCAGTGGCCAAGCTCAAGATCGGCAACGGTCTGGAGGAAGGCACCACCACCGGCCCGCTGATCGACGAAAAAGCCGTGGCCAAGGTGCAGGAACACATTGCCGACGCCCTGAAAAAAGGCGCCACGCTGCTGGCCGGTGGCAAGGTGATGGAAGGCAATTTCTTCGAGCCGACCATCCTGACCAACGTGCCGAAAGACGCTGCTGTCGCCAAGGAAGAAACCTTTGGCCCGCTGGCGCCGCTGTTCCGTTTCAAGGACGAAGCCGAAGTGATCGCGATGTCCAACGACACCGAGTTCGGCCTGGCCTCCTACTTCTATGCCCGCGACCTGGGCCGTGTGTTCCGTGTGGCTGAAGCCCTGGAATACGGCATGGTCGGCGTGAACACCGGGTTGATCTCCAACGAAGTGGCGCCGTTCGGCGGCATCAAGGCCTCGGGCCTGGGCCGTGAAGGCTCCAAGTACGGGATCGAGGATTACCTGGAAATCAAATACCTCTGCCTGGGCATCTAA
- the gabT gene encoding 4-aminobutyrate--2-oxoglutarate transaminase translates to MSKTNASLMKRREAAVPRGVGQIHPIFAESAKNATVTDVEGREFIDFAGGIAVLNTGHVHPKIIAAVTEQLNKLTHTCFQVLAYEPYVELCEKINAKVPGDFAKKTLLVTTGSEAVENAVKIARAATGRAGVIAFTGAYHGRTMMTLGLTGKVVPYSAGMGLMPGGVFRALFPNELHGVSDDDSIASIERIFKNDAEPRDIAAIIIEPVQGEGGFYVAPKSFMKRLRELCDKHGILLIADEVQTGAGRTGTFFAMEQMGVAADLTTFAKSIAGGFPLAGVCGKAEYMDAIAPGGLGGTYAGSPIACAAALAVMEVFEEEHLLDRCKAVGERLVTGLKAIQAKYPVIGEVRALGAMIAVELFEGGDSHKPNAAAVAAVVAKARDKGLILLSCGTYGNVLRVLVPLTSPDEQLDKGLAIIEECFSEL, encoded by the coding sequence ATGAGCAAGACCAACGCATCCCTGATGAAACGCCGCGAAGCCGCTGTACCCCGCGGTGTTGGCCAGATTCACCCGATCTTCGCCGAATCCGCGAAGAACGCCACCGTGACCGACGTTGAAGGTCGCGAGTTCATCGACTTCGCCGGCGGTATCGCCGTGCTGAACACCGGCCACGTGCACCCGAAAATCATCGCGGCCGTGACCGAGCAACTGAACAAGCTGACGCACACCTGCTTCCAGGTACTGGCCTACGAGCCTTACGTGGAACTGTGCGAAAAAATCAACGCCAAGGTCCCAGGTGATTTCGCCAAGAAAACCCTGCTGGTCACCACCGGTTCCGAAGCCGTCGAAAACGCCGTGAAAATCGCCCGTGCCGCCACTGGCCGTGCTGGTGTGATCGCCTTCACCGGCGCCTACCACGGCCGCACCATGATGACCCTGGGCCTGACCGGTAAAGTCGTGCCTTACTCGGCCGGCATGGGCCTGATGCCAGGCGGCGTGTTCCGCGCGCTGTTCCCGAACGAACTGCACGGTGTGAGCGACGACGATTCCATCGCCAGCATCGAACGCATCTTCAAGAACGATGCCGAGCCGCGTGATATCGCTGCCATCATCATCGAGCCGGTGCAGGGCGAAGGCGGTTTCTACGTCGCGCCTAAATCCTTCATGAAGCGCCTGCGTGAACTGTGCGACAAGCACGGCATCCTGCTGATCGCTGACGAAGTGCAGACCGGTGCCGGTCGTACGGGCACCTTCTTCGCCATGGAACAGATGGGCGTTGCCGCCGACCTGACCACCTTCGCCAAGTCCATCGCTGGTGGTTTCCCGCTGGCGGGTGTGTGCGGCAAGGCCGAGTACATGGACGCTATCGCGCCAGGCGGCCTGGGCGGCACCTACGCCGGTAGCCCGATCGCTTGCGCCGCGGCCCTGGCCGTGATGGAAGTGTTCGAAGAAGAGCACCTGCTGGACCGCTGCAAGGCTGTCGGCGAGCGTCTGGTGACTGGCCTCAAGGCTATCCAGGCCAAGTACCCGGTGATTGGCGAAGTGCGTGCTTTGGGCGCGATGATCGCGGTCGAGCTGTTCGAAGGTGGCGACAGCCACAAGCCAAACGCCGCTGCCGTTGCCGCCGTGGTGGCCAAGGCGCGTGACAAGGGCCTGATCCTGCTGAGCTGCGGCACCTATGGCAACGTGTTGCGCGTGCTGGTCCCGCTGACCTCGCCGGACGAGCAGTTGGACAAAGGCCTGGCGATCATCGAAGAGTGCTTCTCCGAGCTGTAA
- a CDS encoding HDOD domain-containing protein, with the protein MTAVDLPAVPRVLIAEADPWSRDLLKQVLLNVRCDARLDVCADGQQAATLLREKAYDLILADWELPGIDGLSLLRNVRQKRRSPALPFILLSSRNDSASVREALPLAPTAYLTKPLNMEGLTQRLQDLLLNEGETVYCEIAPLSPGITLPVFLERRREASDGAPLRVDVKAAVQHSLGPEGLDLTRLEDRVRMDPQITAVLIAAANSAGHHGNPVQTLPAALQKLVPGQSMNLILGLALKHNVVLGDPALVAYAERHWQLSQDTADYARRLARMLELDHERCYSAGILHRLGDLALLRCLEDWRQGGGALDDEAIGESLYTFGAAYGSALRARWRLPLELRQLIAAIYSLEGGVYARDALVVNLAAQMARLTEHEGLEELARGKTARLLKVGLAELTRIRKA; encoded by the coding sequence ATGACTGCTGTTGATTTACCCGCTGTACCCCGCGTGTTGATTGCCGAGGCGGACCCTTGGTCGCGGGACCTGCTCAAGCAAGTGTTGTTGAATGTGCGCTGCGACGCGCGGCTGGATGTGTGTGCCGATGGTCAACAGGCGGCGACGTTGCTGCGGGAGAAAGCCTACGACCTGATCCTGGCCGATTGGGAGCTGCCGGGCATTGACGGCTTGAGCCTGCTGCGTAATGTGCGCCAGAAGCGCCGCTCGCCTGCGCTGCCGTTCATTCTGCTGAGCAGTCGCAATGACAGCGCCAGCGTGCGCGAAGCCTTGCCCCTGGCGCCCACGGCGTACCTGACCAAACCCCTGAATATGGAAGGGCTGACCCAGCGCCTGCAAGACCTGCTGCTCAATGAAGGCGAAACGGTGTACTGCGAGATTGCGCCGTTGTCACCGGGCATAACCTTGCCGGTGTTCCTTGAGCGCCGCCGCGAAGCGTCCGATGGCGCACCCTTGCGAGTCGATGTGAAAGCCGCCGTGCAACACAGCCTCGGGCCCGAAGGCCTGGACCTCACGCGCCTGGAAGACCGGGTGCGCATGGACCCGCAAATCACCGCCGTGCTGATCGCCGCAGCCAACAGCGCCGGCCATCACGGCAACCCCGTGCAAACCCTGCCTGCTGCCTTGCAAAAGCTGGTGCCGGGGCAAAGCATGAACTTGATTCTTGGTCTGGCGCTCAAGCACAACGTGGTGCTAGGTGACCCGGCTCTGGTGGCCTATGCCGAGCGCCATTGGCAACTGTCCCAGGACACCGCCGACTACGCCCGGCGCCTGGCACGCATGTTGGAGCTGGACCACGAACGCTGTTACAGCGCCGGTATCCTCCATCGGCTCGGTGACCTGGCGTTGTTGCGCTGCCTGGAAGACTGGCGCCAGGGCGGCGGTGCGCTGGATGACGAAGCGATTGGTGAATCGCTCTACACCTTTGGTGCCGCCTATGGTTCGGCACTGCGCGCGCGTTGGCGTTTGCCGCTGGAACTGCGCCAATTGATCGCGGCGATTTATTCGTTGGAGGGCGGTGTGTATGCCAGGGATGCACTGGTGGTGAACCTGGCGGCGCAGATGGCGCGTTTGACGGAACATGAAGGCTTGGAAGAGCTGGCCAGGGGCAAGACTGCGCGATTGCTCAAGGTCGGCTTGGCGGAGCTGACGCGGATCCGTAAGGCGTAG